The Diadema setosum chromosome 12, eeDiaSeto1, whole genome shotgun sequence genome has a segment encoding these proteins:
- the LOC140236321 gene encoding uncharacterized protein, with amino-acid sequence MSDLRQMRVAELREKCDELGLSHDGLSKAELIEMLQPHVNSAGAGSETGSETGSSNAPQTESTVELEMMRLRVESERMQHELRLAEIQAETRRVELEKEENIEKARIQLEREVRLAQNAAQRQGPAPHHRPDNLKELLPRLKEGDDVDAFLRTFEKVAKLHGWEKELWAGRLAPLLTGKAREAYSRLDDDVCGNYDVIKKAILLKYELTPDAYRQKFRRMNKRGDESYVEYGTRMRDAFDRWEEGVGAKGNVRKLEDMILQENMLDHVPPDLKLWLLDNHAADFGQLISLADEYTTTRRSLNHTYKGPRTDRGNSNNLPSGQAGKEKPKGQVQNSQNNRKDREAVKCYKCGKPGHIAPNCPNKQGGGPSDKGSGVAKGYLCRADQVDPKHKPYMSEADVNGKKIQLLRDTGATQTLVRPEHVHANAYTGQNVRIGGVTGNEVDVPLALIHLVSEPYSISGYVVVGVIDTLSVDMILGNELLNDRLQELQLQDPVMVVTRGQQAKLAEQQTGKNEGGRPQNDKDVGSERCATPSLLMLSKSELGKDQREDGTLKLVREKALPSDTGAGDECYFYWEGGILFRHWRKKGATQGQEFRQVVVPKQYRRELLEMAHDNLMAGHLGVEKTKDRILRNYYWPGLFRDVSEYIQTCEPCQKTSSKRGGKVPMVQVPIIGEPFQRIALDIVGPLPKSKKGNMYILVICDYSTRYPEAIPLRSTNADKIADELIKLFSRVGVPQEILTDQGSNFMSKLMVQVCESLGIRKIRTSPYHPQSNGLVERFNSTLKGMLKPYMDEGKCNWDEHLPYVLFAYREVPQESTGFSPFELLYGHRVRGPLDVLKETLTGEITEGEGILSYVMNMRTRLAENLELAHKNLSAAQTRQKLWYDKGARARTLEVGDEVLVLLPTSSSKLLAKWQGPYKVVQKVSDVDYVVEVGERKRHQVFHINMLKKWNARQGVVMYTQPRIVEEETDPSIPVAPLISPGADSESEVEISNRLSEKQANDVRAITSEFRETLSSIPGRTNILQHEVETTSERPVRQRAYRLPHSVKETVKRELDEMLKMGIIQESASPYASPIVLVTKKDQSMRLCVDYRKLNEITVFDSYPIPNIEELIDRLGNAKYVSTLDLTKGYYQVELTEAARKKSAFITPFGLYEFTVMPFGMKGAPATFQRLVDKVLRGAQAYAAAYIDDIVIFSETWEEHVEHLKDVLGRLREAGLTAKPAKCKFGEREVLYLGFVIGGGKVKPEPAKIEAVVSYPRPVTKTDVRAFLGLTGYYRKFIPEYSEIASPLTDLTRKSEPKLVRWNPKCEAAFQTLKSSLTSAPVLRSPNYSAPFIVQVDASDRGIGAVLSQTDEEGVDHPVAFISRKLLPREVNYPIIEKECLAIIWSVEKFHPYLFGQSFVIQTDHNPLSWLKQLKTKNARLMRWSLALQSYPMVVEHRSGRMNGNADALSRI; translated from the coding sequence ATGAGTGACTTGCGACAAATGAGGGTGGCCGAGTTGAGGGAGAAGTGTGATGAGTTGGGCTTGTCCCATGACGGGCTTAGTAAGGCCGAATTGATTGAAATGCTACAGCCTCATGTTAATTCAGCAGGGGCGGGGTCTGAGACGGGGTCTGAGACAGGATCTAGCAATGCTCCCCAAACTGAAAGTACTGTAGAGCTCGAAATGATGCGTCTGCGCGTTGAGAGCGAAAGGATGCAGCATGAACTACGTCTGGCAGAAATTCAGGCTGAGACTAGGCGCGTAGAGTtagagaaggaagaaaatattgaaaaagcTCGTATACAGCTGGAAAGGGAGGTGCGATTAGCGCAAAATGCTGCGCAGAGGCAGGGGCCAGCGCCCCATCATAGGCCAGATAATCTGAAAGAACTGCTGCCCAGACTCAAAGAAGGAGATGATGTAGATGCATTTCTGCGCACTTTTGAAAAAGTTGCGAAACTTCACGGTTGGGAAAAGGAGTTGTGGGCAGGAAGACTAGCACCCCTACTCACAGGGAAAGCACGCGAAGCTTATTCTAGATTAGACGATGATGTGTGTGGCAACTACGATGTGATCAAAAAAGCAATTCTGCTTAAATATGAGCTAACGCCAGATGCCTACAGGCAAAAATTTCGTAGAATGAATAAACGCGGGGATGAAAGCTACGTAGAGTATGGAACGAGGATGCGCGATGCATTTGATAGGTGGGAAGAGGGAGTAGGAGCAAAGGGGAATGTGAGGAAACTTGAGGACATGATCCTACAAGAAAACATGCTGGATCACGTTCCTCCTGATTTGAAGCTGTGGTTACTCGATAACCATGCAGCTGATTTTGGGCAATTGATTAGTCTAGCCGACGAGTATACCACTACCAGGAGGAGCCTAAACCATACCTATAAGGGCCCTAGGACTGATAGAGGGAACAGCAATAACCTCCCATCAGGCCAGGCTGGGAAGGAAAAACCAAAGGGGCAAGTTCAAAACTCCCAGAACAATAGAAAGGATCGGGAAGCAGTAAAGTGTTACAAATGTGGTAAGCCAGGCCACATCGCCCCTAACTGCCCTAATAAGCAGGGGGGAGGGCCCTCTGATAAGGGGAGTGGTGTAGCTAAGGGCTACTTATGTCGGGCAGATCAAGTGGACCCTAAACATAAGCCATACATGAGCGAGGCTGATGTGAATGGGAAGAAAATACAGTTGTTACGGGATACGGGTGCGACCCAAACATTAGTGAGGCCAGAACATGTACATGCTAATGCCTACACAGGGCAGAATGTGAGGATAGGGGGTGTGACAGGGAATGAGGTTGATGTCCCATTAGCCCTCATACATCTTGTGAGTGAGCCATACTCCATCTCGGGATATGTTGTGGTAGGAGTAATTGACACTCTCTCCGTAGACATGATACTAGGCAATGAGCTTTTGAATGATAGATTGCAAGAATTGCAACTGCAGGACCCTGTTATGGTTGTCACAAGGGGGCAACAAGCCAAGCTGGCTGAACAGCAAACAGGGAAGAATGAGGGAGGAAGACCCCAAAATGACAAAGACGTAGGTAGTGAAAGGTGTGCTACTCCAAGCCTACTGATGCTCTCAAAATCTGAGCTAGGAAAGGACCAAAGGGAGGATGGGACTCTAAAATTGGTTCGGGAAAAGGCCCTCCCCTCTGACACAGGTGCAGGGGACGAGTGCTATTTCTACTGGGAGGGGGGAATCCTCTTCCGGCACTGGAGGAAAAAGGGGGCAACCCAGGGGCAGGAGTTTAGGCAAGTAGTAGTTCCAAAACAGTACCGGCGGGAACTGCTGGAGATGGCCCATGACAATCTCATGGCGGGGCACCTGGGCGTAGAAAAGACAAAAGATAGGATCCTCCGGAATTACTACTGGCCAGGGCTTTTTAGAGACGTTTCAGAGTATATTCAAACATGTGAGCCCTGCCAAAAGACTAGTAGCAAGAGGGGTGGTAAAGTGCCCATGGTTCAGGTGCCCATCATAGGTGAGCCATTCCAACGAATTGCTCTAGATATAGTGGGGCCCCTGCCCAAATCAAAGAAGGGCAACATGTACATTCTAGTCATTTGTGACTACTCGACGAGGTACCCAGAAGCAATTCCGCTTCGTTCCACCAATGCTGACAAGATTGCTGATGAGCTCATCAAGCTTTTCTCTCGGGTGGGGGTACCACAAGAAATTCTCACCGACCAAGGTTCCAATTTCATGTCAAAACTGATGGTTCAAGTGTGCGAGAGCTTAGGAATCAGGAAGATAAGGAcgagcccctatcacccccaaaGTAACGGGCTAGTAGAACGTTTCAATTCCACACTGAAAGGGATGTTAAAGCCGTACATGGATGAGGGAAAATGCAATTGGGATGAGCATCTTCCTTATGTACTGTTCGCATACCGGGAGGTTCCCCAAGAGTCCACGGGTTTCTCCCCATTTGAACTTCTGTATGGTCATCGTGTGAGGGGGCCCCTAGACGTGTTAAAGGAGACATTGACAGGCGAAATCACTGAGGGAGAGGGAATCCTGTCATATGTAATGAACATGAGGACTAGATTGGCAGAGAACCTAGAGCTAGCACACAAGAATTTGTCGGCAGCGCAGACGCGCCAAAAACTGTGGTATGACAAAGGAGCGCGTGCTCGCACGCTAGAGGTGGGGGATGAGGTGTTGGTTCTTCTCCCAACTTCAAGCAGCAAATTGTTGGCAAAGTGGCAAGGCCCATACAAAGTAGTGCAAAAAGTGAGTGATGTAGACTACGTAGTAGAGGTAGGAGAAAGAAAACGACACCAGGTCTTTCACATAAACATGCTGAAGAAGTGGAATGCAAGGCAGGGGGTTGTAATGTACACACAGCCCAGGATAGTAGAGGAGGAAACTGATCCAAGTATACCTGTTGCCCCACTAATTAGTCCAGGCGCAGATAGTGAAAGTGAAGTAGAGATTTCTAACCGCTTGAGCGAAAAACAGGCCAATGACGTGAGAGCAATCACTTCTGAGTTTAGGGAGACCCTAAGCAGTATCCCCGGTAGGACAAACATCTTGCAACATGAGGTTGAAACTACTTCTGAAAGGCCGGTCCGCCAGCGCGCATACCGTTTACCTCATAGTGTCAAGGAAACAGTGAAAAGAGAGTTGGATGAGATGTTGAAGATGGGGATAATTCAAGAGTCTGCATCACCATATGCATCCCCAATCGTACTAGTGACGAAAAAGGATCAATCCATGCGACTGTGCGTAGACTACAGAAAGTTGAATGAAATCACGGTCTTTGATAGCTATCCAATACCCAACATCGAGGAACTTATAGACAGGCTAGGCAATGCCAAGTATGTATCCACCCTTGACCTCACAAAAGGGTACTATCAAGTCGAATTGACGGAGGCAGCGCGCAAGAAATCTGCATTCATTACGCCCTTTGGGCTATATGAGTTCACAGTGATGCCTTTTGGAATGAAAGGGGCGCCTGCGACATTCCAACGGCTGGTAGACAAAGTTTTGCGCGGCGCACAGGCCTATGCAGCAGCGTACATTGATGACATAGTCATCTTTAGTGAAACATGGGAGGAGCATGTAGAACACTTGAAGGATGTGCTAGGGAGGTTGAGAGAGGCAGGCTTGACAGCCAAGCCAGCCAAGTGCAAGTTCGGCGAGAGGGAGGTATTGTACTTGGGTTTTGTGATTGGAGGGGGGAAGGTGAAGCCTGAACCTGCGAAGATTGAGGCTGTAGTATCATATCCTAGGCCAGTCACAAAAACAGACGTTAGAGCCTTCCTGGGACTAACAGGATACTATCGGAAATTCATCCCGGAGTACAGTGAAATAGCCTCCCCACTCACTGACCTTACGAGGAAATCAGAGCCTAAATTGGTGAGATGGAACCCAAAATGTGAGGCAGCCTTCCAAACACTCAAAAGTTCACTGACCTCTGCCCCAGTTTTGAGGAGCCCAAACTACTCCGCTCCCTTCATTGTGCAGGTAGATGCTAGTGATAGGGGTATAGGGGCTGTGCTCAGCCAGACAGATGAGGAGGGGGTTGATCACCCGGTCGCATTCATTAGTCGCAAGTTGCTCCCCCGCGAAGTGAACTACCCCATCATTGAGAAAGAGTGCCTAGCCATAATTTGGAGTGTCGAGAAATTTCATCCATATTTGTTTGGGCAGTCATTTGTCATTCAGACAGACCATAACCCCCTGAGCTGGCTAAAACAGCTCAAAACCAAAAATGCTCGACTTATGCGATGGAGCCTGGCACTGCAGTCTTACCCGATGGTGGTGGAACACCGCAGTGGAAGAATGAACGGCAATGCAGATGCATTGTCCCGCATCTAG